The Vulpes lagopus strain Blue_001 chromosome 14, ASM1834538v1, whole genome shotgun sequence genome window below encodes:
- the ANHX gene encoding anomalous homeobox protein isoform X1: MQSFLRLLRDRGDAEPPLAELVTLAGRLCRDLQDDPAQVQPLVTAVLGSQLRLHLLDNADVALVCARVLAQQEQHQAACRVLEGCQVPGGSQELVQLWNDIHYRLVMKRLGVVALTPVQKFRCRKRNPPPPSLCPGGLKSRNFPREVRQKLHDFASGVSPNPSKVEREHLALETSLTVEQVYNWFANYRRRQRALVQRLEPAPVDAAEDPKAKGRGSDLPRPAGQPHLGPGCVDGPRWPEEDEPVPFRETTQGPWESLALAPDYSGDETIMKPLPPRSLLGGEMYQEGPGHNPATLPHICPGPGLCPLTAGSDMLDPSLVAPESWLMSLALASSKEVSFQTGQLVHGHGLDCMMHPADAAVGVSITALGEPNSTGFTDSPVGNPQSMYLEEGAGTSGGQIEQRAGSFLLTQTPAQPPEFILTQSLLELAPGPSFSSRISAVDLDQPLPSGQVQWPDGQASSDAFWGARMLLELSGGSLG, encoded by the exons ATGCAGAGCTTCCTGAGGCTGCTGAGGGACAGAGGGGATGCTGAGCCACCACTGGCGGAGCTGGTGACTCTTGCAGGCAGGCTGTGTCGGGACCTCCAGGATGACCCTGCCCAGGTACAGCCCTTGGTCACGGCTGTGTTGGGTAGTCAACTCCGCCTGCACCTTCTGGACAATGCGGACGTGGCCCTCGTGTGTGCCCGAGTGCTGGCCCAGCAGGAGCAGCATCAGGCTGCCTGCCGGGTACTGGAG ggttGCCAGGTGCCTGGAGGCAGCCAGGAACTGGTACAACTCTGGAACGACATTCACTATCGCCTGGTCATGAAGCGGCTGGGCGTGGTGGCACTGACCCCAGTGCAGAAGTTCCGCTGCAGAAAGAG GAAtccaccacctccctccctctgccctggtgGCCTCAAGAGCCGGAACTTCCCCAGAGAGGTTCGCCAGAAGCTGCACGACTTTGCCTCCGGCGTGAGCCCCAATCCCAGCAAGGTGGAGAGG GAGCACCTGGCCTTGGAGACGAGCCTGACGGTAGAGCAAGTGTACAACTGGTTCGCCAACTATCGGCGGCGCCAGAGGGCTCTTGTCCAGCGCCTGGAGCCAGCTCCGGTGGACGCAGCAGAGGACCCCAAGGCGAAGGGCAGGGGTTCGGACCTGCCCCGGCCCGCAGGACAGCCCCACCTGGGCCCTGGCTGCGTGGACGGGCCTCGGTGGCCAG AGGAAGATGAACCTGTACCGTTCAGGGAGACCACTCAGGGGCCTTGGGAGTCTCTGGCCCTGGCCCCAGACTATTCTGGAGATGAGACTATAATGAAACCACTGCCTCCCAG GTCTCTGCTGGGTGGCGAGATGTACCAGGAGGGGCCTGGCCACAATCCTGCCACTCTGCCCCACATCTGCCCaggccctggcctctgccctctgaCTGCTGGCAGTGACATGCTGGACCCTTCTCTGGTTGCCCCTGAGTCATGGCTGATGTCCCTTGCACTGGCGTCCTCCAAGGAAGTTTCCTTCCAGACTGGGCAGCTGGTCCATGGGCATGGGTTGGACTGCATGATGCACCCTGCAGATGCCGCTGTGGGTGTGTCGATCACTGCCCTTGGTGAACCCAACTCCACAG GATTCACTGACTCACCTGTTGGCAACCCCCAGAGCATGTACCTGGAAGAAGGTGCAGGCACTAGCGGTGGCCAGATAGAGCAACGGGCGGGTAGCTTCCTACTCACACAGACCCCAGCACAGCCTCCCGAGTTCATCTTAACCCAGAG CCTCCTGGAGCTGGCCCCAGGCCCTTCCTTCTCCAGCCGTATCTCTGCTGTGGACTTGGACCAGCCCTTGCCTTCCGGCCAG GTGCAGTGGCCTGATGGCCAGGCCTCCAGCGATGCCTTCTGGGGAGCCAGGATGCTTCTTGAGCTttcagggggcagcctgggttga
- the ANHX gene encoding anomalous homeobox protein isoform X2, producing the protein MQSFLRLLRDRGDAEPPLAELVTLAGRLCRDLQDDPAQVQPLVTAVLGSQLRLHLLDNADVALVCARVLAQQEQHQAACRVLEGCQVPGGSQELVQLWNDIHYRLVMKRLGVVALTPVQKFRCRKRNPPPPSLCPGGLKSRNFPREVRQKLHDFASGVSPNPSKVEREHLALETSLTVEQVYNWFANYRRRQRALVQRLEPAPVDAAEDPKAKGRGSDLPRPAGQPHLGPGCVDGPRWPEEDEPVPFRETTQGPWESLALAPDYSGDETIMKPLPPSGNPQSMYLEEGAGTSGGQIEQRAGSFLLTQTPAQPPEFILTQSLLELAPGPSFSSRISAVDLDQPLPSGQVQWPDGQASSDAFWGARMLLELSGGSLG; encoded by the exons ATGCAGAGCTTCCTGAGGCTGCTGAGGGACAGAGGGGATGCTGAGCCACCACTGGCGGAGCTGGTGACTCTTGCAGGCAGGCTGTGTCGGGACCTCCAGGATGACCCTGCCCAGGTACAGCCCTTGGTCACGGCTGTGTTGGGTAGTCAACTCCGCCTGCACCTTCTGGACAATGCGGACGTGGCCCTCGTGTGTGCCCGAGTGCTGGCCCAGCAGGAGCAGCATCAGGCTGCCTGCCGGGTACTGGAG ggttGCCAGGTGCCTGGAGGCAGCCAGGAACTGGTACAACTCTGGAACGACATTCACTATCGCCTGGTCATGAAGCGGCTGGGCGTGGTGGCACTGACCCCAGTGCAGAAGTTCCGCTGCAGAAAGAG GAAtccaccacctccctccctctgccctggtgGCCTCAAGAGCCGGAACTTCCCCAGAGAGGTTCGCCAGAAGCTGCACGACTTTGCCTCCGGCGTGAGCCCCAATCCCAGCAAGGTGGAGAGG GAGCACCTGGCCTTGGAGACGAGCCTGACGGTAGAGCAAGTGTACAACTGGTTCGCCAACTATCGGCGGCGCCAGAGGGCTCTTGTCCAGCGCCTGGAGCCAGCTCCGGTGGACGCAGCAGAGGACCCCAAGGCGAAGGGCAGGGGTTCGGACCTGCCCCGGCCCGCAGGACAGCCCCACCTGGGCCCTGGCTGCGTGGACGGGCCTCGGTGGCCAG AGGAAGATGAACCTGTACCGTTCAGGGAGACCACTCAGGGGCCTTGGGAGTCTCTGGCCCTGGCCCCAGACTATTCTGGAGATGAGACTATAATGAAACCACTGCCTCCCAG TGGCAACCCCCAGAGCATGTACCTGGAAGAAGGTGCAGGCACTAGCGGTGGCCAGATAGAGCAACGGGCGGGTAGCTTCCTACTCACACAGACCCCAGCACAGCCTCCCGAGTTCATCTTAACCCAGAG CCTCCTGGAGCTGGCCCCAGGCCCTTCCTTCTCCAGCCGTATCTCTGCTGTGGACTTGGACCAGCCCTTGCCTTCCGGCCAG GTGCAGTGGCCTGATGGCCAGGCCTCCAGCGATGCCTTCTGGGGAGCCAGGATGCTTCTTGAGCTttcagggggcagcctgggttga